One genomic segment of Deinococcus cellulosilyticus NBRC 106333 = KACC 11606 includes these proteins:
- a CDS encoding MFS transporter: protein MQSLYADIRDPKKLTTLKLSVWEGCIWQIYATWLLGPIFIGYLGHLGASSTELAFAGSIPFLAQLSGPITAWWVSQVKKRKRLMFYLGMASRLLGLLPLTLLFIDLPTSEKVVWLLVGLTFTNIFQSAAGTIWSGIMGDVVPSVIRGRYFGMRNGLMGICATAASLAGGLVIDHLVSPTNYALLFGAAFVLSIISTLMYLMYHDPYPSAPKLTFKDVLMTPLRDPKFAPFLRFMTVWGGAQAFCTVMLIPYFLNVLDFTMTQVGLYAALTAAIGLLVNYQIGSIVDRIPNTLVLKVAALSSALLIPITLLVIHQTHWTFLVWFLAVLEAIIYNAANLAIFNLAMHKTQPGNRLPYLSSGNLLSGAAAFVMGLVSGWVVSILQGQQVAGAYVVYFLLCIVMRLVCLIPIRGVRIADAASGD from the coding sequence ATGCAATCCCTTTACGCTGACATCCGCGATCCCAAGAAACTCACCACCCTGAAACTGTCCGTCTGGGAAGGCTGCATCTGGCAGATTTATGCCACATGGCTGCTGGGTCCCATCTTCATTGGTTACCTCGGTCACCTGGGGGCCAGCAGCACCGAACTGGCTTTCGCTGGCAGCATTCCCTTTCTGGCCCAGCTCAGCGGCCCGATCACGGCATGGTGGGTTTCACAGGTCAAAAAACGCAAACGCCTGATGTTCTACCTGGGCATGGCCAGCAGGTTGCTCGGCCTTTTGCCCCTCACCCTGCTTTTTATTGATCTTCCCACGTCTGAAAAAGTGGTGTGGCTGCTGGTGGGTCTGACCTTCACCAACATCTTCCAGTCGGCAGCAGGGACCATCTGGAGCGGCATCATGGGAGATGTGGTCCCCAGTGTCATCCGTGGGCGTTACTTTGGCATGCGAAACGGCCTGATGGGCATCTGTGCGACTGCAGCTTCTCTGGCTGGAGGTCTGGTGATTGACCATCTGGTGTCGCCCACCAACTATGCCCTGCTGTTCGGTGCGGCCTTCGTGCTGTCGATCATCTCCACCCTGATGTACCTGATGTACCATGATCCCTATCCCAGTGCCCCAAAACTCACCTTCAAAGACGTGCTCATGACCCCCCTCAGGGACCCAAAATTCGCGCCTTTTCTGCGTTTCATGACCGTCTGGGGTGGAGCCCAGGCTTTCTGCACGGTCATGCTGATTCCCTATTTCCTGAATGTTCTGGACTTCACCATGACGCAGGTGGGTCTGTATGCGGCATTGACCGCAGCCATTGGCCTGCTGGTCAACTACCAGATTGGCAGCATCGTGGACCGCATTCCCAACACCCTGGTCCTGAAAGTGGCTGCCCTCAGCAGTGCCTTGCTGATTCCCATCACCCTGCTGGTCATTCACCAGACCCACTGGACCTTTCTGGTGTGGTTTCTGGCGGTGCTGGAAGCCATCATCTACAATGCCGCCAACCTCGCCATCTTCAATCTCGCCATGCACAAAACCCAGCCTGGGAACCGCCTGCCTTACCTTTCATCGGGCAACCTTCTTTCTGGTGCGGCAGCATTCGTGATGGGTCTGGTTTCAGGCTGGGTTGTGTCCATCTTGCAAGGACAGCAGGTGGCTGGAGCCTACGTGGTGTATTTTCTGCTGTGCATTGTGATGCGTCTGGTCTGTCTGATTCCCATCAGAGGGGTCAGAATTGCGGATGCGGCTTCTGGAGACTGA
- a CDS encoding Dabb family protein: MFIHSVYFWLKPALSAQDHQTFLEGIASLTEIETVAHGYWGKPAATDRPIIEKGYSYGLVLVFKDQEAHDAYQVDPVHDLFRERCSPFWNRVTIFDTVQEA; this comes from the coding sequence ATGTTCATTCACAGCGTCTACTTCTGGTTGAAACCCGCACTCTCCGCACAAGACCACCAGACCTTCCTTGAAGGCATCGCCTCTCTTACAGAAATCGAAACGGTTGCTCATGGATACTGGGGCAAACCTGCAGCCACGGACCGCCCGATCATTGAGAAAGGGTATTCCTATGGTCTGGTGTTGGTCTTCAAAGACCAGGAAGCGCACGACGCCTATCAGGTCGATCCGGTGCATGACCTTTTCAGGGAAAGGTGCTCGCCGTTCTGGAACCGCGTGACCATCTTTGATACCGTTCAGGAAGCCTGA
- a CDS encoding aldo/keto reductase, with amino-acid sequence MTQTLNAAHSGTFKIGGELEINRLGFGAMRLTGPGIWGEPADPGNALRVLRRVVELGVNFIDTADAYGPHVNEEQIREALHPYADGLVIATKGAHTRQGPDRWVPVGRPEYLRQCVEMSLRRLKLERIDLWQLHRIDPKVPRDEQFGVIKEMQDEGKIRFFGLSEVTVEEIEAAQKVLPVVTVQNMYNLFDRQSEQVLDYCEQQGIGFIPWRPVAGGNLQVLENVARKHDATPAQVALAWLLKRSKVMLPIPGTSSIKHLEENLQGARLELSDEDFQAISAVK; translated from the coding sequence ATGACCCAGACTTTAAACGCTGCACACAGTGGAACCTTCAAAATTGGTGGAGAACTCGAAATCAACCGCCTCGGCTTCGGGGCCATGCGCCTGACAGGCCCGGGCATCTGGGGTGAGCCTGCCGACCCCGGGAATGCCCTCAGGGTCCTCAGGCGGGTGGTGGAACTCGGGGTGAATTTCATCGACACCGCAGATGCTTATGGTCCACACGTCAATGAAGAACAGATCCGTGAAGCCCTGCACCCTTATGCGGATGGTCTGGTGATCGCCACCAAAGGAGCACACACCCGCCAGGGTCCGGACCGCTGGGTGCCCGTGGGCCGCCCTGAGTACCTCAGGCAATGCGTCGAAATGAGCCTGAGGCGTCTGAAACTGGAGCGCATCGACCTGTGGCAACTCCACCGCATCGATCCAAAGGTGCCCAGAGACGAGCAGTTCGGGGTCATCAAGGAAATGCAGGACGAGGGCAAGATTCGTTTCTTCGGGCTTTCTGAGGTGACCGTGGAAGAAATTGAGGCCGCTCAGAAAGTCCTGCCCGTGGTGACCGTGCAGAACATGTACAACCTGTTTGATCGGCAGTCTGAACAGGTGCTGGATTACTGTGAGCAGCAGGGCATCGGCTTCATTCCCTGGCGTCCCGTGGCCGGGGGGAACCTGCAGGTGCTGGAAAATGTCGCACGGAAGCACGACGCCACACCTGCCCAGGTGGCCCTGGCCTGGCTCCTGAAACGCTCGAAGGTGATGCTGCCCATTCCGGGCACCTCCAGCATCAAACACCTCGAGGAGAACCTGCAGGGTGCCCGGCTTGAACTCTCTGATGAGGATTTTCAGGCCATTTCTGCAGTGAAGTGA
- a CDS encoding GH1 family beta-glucosidase: MKDPIHPYPADFAWGVATSAYQIEGAAFEDGRGPSIWDAYALMPGKILNGENGTTACDHYHLWEQDLDLIKGLNLNAYRFSVAWPRILPEGMGRVNEKGLDFYDRLVDGLLERGLDPHLTLYHWDLPQALQNRGGWANRDIPHWFTEYALTVYRRLGDRVKSYCTFNEPWCTAELGYHIGRHAPGIQDLRMALLASYHIQLAHGDAIAALRGENTRAELGTVLNLYPVDPATDSPEDQEAALLLDAKINRWYLDPVFRGTFPDRAVQHYGDLMPEIDPERLKVAAQPLDFLGVNYYYRYWVSTEGKTLQNAERTDMGWEVYPEGIYRLMKDLHREYPAPKYYITENGAAFKDELVNGQVHDEDRVRFLKDHLQHLGRAIAEGVPVKGYFEWSLMDNFEWAFGYSKRFGIVHVDYETQKRTLKDSAKWYRNFVGEQRGILQK, translated from the coding sequence ATGAAAGACCCCATCCACCCTTACCCTGCAGACTTCGCCTGGGGCGTTGCCACCAGTGCCTACCAGATCGAGGGTGCAGCCTTCGAAGATGGCCGTGGCCCCTCCATCTGGGATGCCTACGCCCTGATGCCCGGAAAAATCCTGAACGGTGAGAACGGCACCACTGCCTGTGACCACTACCACCTCTGGGAGCAGGACCTTGACCTGATCAAAGGGCTCAACCTCAACGCCTACCGTTTCTCGGTGGCCTGGCCCCGCATCCTCCCTGAAGGCATGGGCAGGGTCAATGAAAAGGGCCTCGACTTCTATGACCGTCTGGTGGATGGGCTGCTGGAAAGGGGCCTGGACCCCCACCTGACCCTCTACCACTGGGACCTCCCACAGGCCCTGCAGAACCGGGGGGGATGGGCCAACAGAGACATCCCGCACTGGTTCACCGAGTACGCCCTGACCGTCTACCGCAGGCTGGGAGACCGGGTGAAGAGCTACTGCACCTTCAACGAGCCGTGGTGCACTGCAGAACTGGGGTATCACATTGGACGGCATGCCCCGGGCATTCAGGATCTGCGCATGGCCCTGCTGGCCTCCTACCACATCCAGTTGGCCCATGGGGACGCCATCGCGGCCCTGAGAGGGGAGAACACCAGGGCCGAACTGGGCACCGTACTGAACCTCTACCCCGTAGATCCGGCCACCGATTCGCCTGAAGATCAGGAAGCCGCCCTGCTGCTGGATGCGAAAATCAACCGCTGGTATCTGGACCCGGTGTTCAGGGGGACCTTCCCTGACCGGGCAGTGCAACACTACGGTGACCTCATGCCCGAAATCGATCCTGAAAGGCTCAAAGTGGCCGCTCAGCCTCTGGATTTTCTGGGGGTGAATTACTACTATCGCTACTGGGTCAGCACCGAAGGCAAAACCCTGCAGAACGCCGAGCGCACCGACATGGGCTGGGAAGTGTACCCGGAGGGCATCTACCGCCTGATGAAAGACCTGCACCGGGAATACCCTGCTCCGAAGTACTACATCACCGAAAACGGAGCTGCATTCAAGGATGAACTGGTGAATGGACAGGTGCATGACGAGGATCGGGTCCGCTTCCTGAAAGACCACCTGCAGCATCTGGGCCGCGCCATTGCAGAAGGTGTCCCGGTGAAAGGGTATTTCGAATGGTCGCTGATGGACAATTTTGAGTGGGCATTCGGGTACAGCAAGCGTTTTGGGATTGTGCATGTGGACTACGAAACCCAGAAGCGCACCCTCAAGGACAGTGCAAAATGGTACCGCAATTTTGTGGGTGAACAGCGCGGTATCTTGCAGAAATAA